A genomic region of Microlunatus sagamiharensis contains the following coding sequences:
- a CDS encoding MarR family winged helix-turn-helix transcriptional regulator: MTVDDGVPLDEACHRMVRHLSFRGPMRPSALSDELGTGRSNVSKMVKRLETSGLVAREPDPGDSRAYRVLLTPAGLDVAQRFYDLGDRLTDQVLSDWDAADVETYTRLTERFARGALSRAEEIRRHGLDAV, from the coding sequence GTGACCGTCGACGACGGCGTCCCGCTCGACGAGGCCTGCCACCGGATGGTGCGGCACCTGAGCTTCCGCGGACCGATGCGGCCGTCCGCGTTGTCCGACGAGCTCGGCACCGGCCGCTCAAACGTGAGCAAGATGGTCAAGCGCCTGGAGACGAGCGGCCTGGTCGCCCGGGAGCCCGACCCCGGCGACTCCCGCGCCTACCGCGTCCTGCTCACCCCGGCCGGGCTCGACGTCGCCCAGCGCTTCTACGACCTCGGCGACCGCCTGACCGACCAGGTCCTCAGCGACTGGGACGCCGCCGACGTCGAGACCTACACGCGCCTGACCGAGCGCTTCGCGCGCGGCGCCCTCAGCCGGGCCGAGGAGATCCGGCGCCACGGGCTCGACGCGGTGTGA
- a CDS encoding cyclase family protein → MTHLPDYDDLPVRPDLPPRSAWGVWGDEDEVGAINLLTPERVREGAALVRRGAVFALNWDLELPDPPFYGRGPLRHTVIDQGDGQDDYYDAFYPQQSSQWDGLSHVGHSTYGYYNGRTPADFTGRPGARNGVEHWARRGIVGRGVLLDAGRHFAAAGDPIHPTRTRDLTVTDLRAIARAQGTELREGDILLVRTGWMEWYESTTYEERVEVARVAVAQTMEGPGLECSEEMARFLWDTHVAGAATDTSTSEAWPHRFRPGEYLHMDVLALLGIPIGEMWFLDELARDCAEDRVYEFLLTSAPLNKVGGIASPPNALAVK, encoded by the coding sequence GTGACCCACCTGCCCGACTACGACGACCTGCCGGTCCGACCGGACCTCCCGCCGCGCTCGGCCTGGGGGGTGTGGGGCGACGAGGACGAGGTGGGAGCGATCAACCTGCTGACCCCCGAGCGGGTGCGCGAGGGCGCCGCCCTCGTGCGTCGCGGCGCCGTGTTCGCGCTGAACTGGGACCTCGAGCTCCCGGACCCGCCCTTCTACGGCCGCGGGCCGCTGCGCCACACCGTCATCGACCAGGGCGACGGCCAGGACGACTACTACGACGCGTTCTACCCCCAGCAGTCGAGCCAGTGGGACGGCCTGAGCCACGTCGGCCACTCCACGTACGGCTACTACAACGGCCGTACGCCGGCCGACTTCACCGGACGTCCGGGCGCGCGCAACGGTGTGGAGCACTGGGCGCGGCGGGGCATCGTCGGGCGCGGGGTGCTGCTCGACGCGGGGCGCCACTTCGCGGCGGCCGGCGACCCGATCCACCCGACGCGCACGCGCGACCTCACCGTCACCGACCTCCGGGCGATCGCGCGGGCGCAGGGCACCGAGCTCCGCGAGGGCGACATCCTGCTCGTGCGGACCGGGTGGATGGAGTGGTACGAGTCGACCACGTACGAGGAGCGGGTCGAGGTCGCGCGGGTGGCGGTCGCCCAGACGATGGAGGGACCGGGCCTGGAGTGCAGCGAGGAGATGGCGCGCTTCCTGTGGGACACCCACGTGGCCGGCGCCGCCACCGACACCTCGACCTCCGAGGCCTGGCCGCACCGCTTCCGCCCGGGCGAGTACCTCCACATGGACGTCCTCGCGCTCCTCGGCATCCCGATCGGGGAGATGTGGTTCCTCGACGAGCTCGCGCGCGACTGCGCCGAGGACCGGGTCTACGAGTTCCTGCTGACCTCGGCGCCCCTCAACAAGGTCGGGGGCATCGCATCGCCCCCGAACGCGCTCGCCGTCAAGTGA
- a CDS encoding ABC transporter substrate-binding protein: MQHPLLRHALRAVVALTVVALAACGTRAAEAPADDPATQGTVEWWGWVPEADLAPQYIAAFNREYPDITVNYKLLTIDGYAAAIRPALASDAGPDVFDVASGAQFEQFKSAGIDLRPAVEAARGPEWSSSMAPIGVSAFTDDQQQLKALPVGLGFAGPVWINQELFDRYDLQPPRNFTEWKQVCRTFAQHDVGCFVQGASQVAFNQDTLQAIADTIEPGLFTRATRGGASWTDPGLVQALTVWGSMFSDGIMQSGALGQQQYPDANNGFLSGRYAMVQMGFWYAQYAKRDTMAAAIKAAGVRDAKPFTAMPIPFPAATDTGRPGALFGSPDYGLAVNRKSRVKNAATTFAVWLSSARAGQQIVADSLADVPALNGVTPQLDGLVDQDRQQPALEALIRDAGTVTEDRLLANADLATAIGDAGVTVATGKTSPEEAARTLQAAAEAAR, from the coding sequence GTGCAGCACCCTCTGCTCCGCCACGCACTGCGCGCCGTGGTCGCGCTCACCGTCGTCGCCCTCGCGGCCTGCGGCACCCGGGCGGCGGAGGCACCCGCCGACGACCCCGCGACCCAGGGCACGGTCGAGTGGTGGGGGTGGGTGCCGGAGGCGGACCTGGCGCCGCAGTACATCGCCGCCTTCAACCGCGAGTACCCGGACATCACGGTCAACTACAAGCTGCTCACGATCGACGGCTACGCCGCCGCCATCCGCCCGGCGCTCGCCTCCGACGCCGGCCCGGACGTCTTCGACGTCGCCTCGGGCGCGCAGTTCGAGCAGTTCAAGTCGGCCGGCATCGACCTGCGGCCCGCGGTCGAGGCGGCGCGCGGACCGGAGTGGAGCTCCTCGATGGCGCCCATCGGCGTCAGCGCCTTCACCGACGACCAGCAGCAGCTCAAGGCGCTGCCCGTCGGACTCGGCTTCGCCGGCCCGGTCTGGATCAACCAGGAGCTCTTCGACCGCTACGACCTCCAGCCCCCGCGGAACTTCACCGAGTGGAAGCAGGTGTGCCGCACCTTCGCGCAGCACGACGTCGGCTGCTTCGTCCAGGGCGCGTCCCAGGTGGCGTTCAACCAGGACACGCTGCAGGCCATCGCCGACACCATCGAGCCCGGTCTGTTCACCCGCGCGACCCGGGGTGGGGCGAGCTGGACCGACCCCGGCCTCGTGCAGGCGCTCACCGTGTGGGGCTCGATGTTCTCCGACGGGATCATGCAGTCCGGCGCGCTCGGCCAGCAGCAGTACCCGGACGCCAACAACGGCTTCCTCTCGGGCCGCTACGCGATGGTGCAGATGGGCTTCTGGTACGCCCAGTACGCCAAGCGGGACACCATGGCCGCCGCCATCAAGGCGGCCGGCGTCCGTGACGCGAAGCCGTTCACGGCCATGCCGATCCCGTTCCCGGCCGCGACCGACACCGGTCGGCCGGGCGCCCTGTTCGGCAGCCCGGACTACGGCCTGGCCGTGAACCGCAAGTCGCGGGTCAAGAACGCCGCCACCACCTTCGCGGTCTGGCTGTCGTCGGCGAGGGCCGGCCAGCAGATCGTCGCGGACTCGCTCGCCGACGTGCCGGCGCTGAACGGCGTGACGCCGCAGCTGGACGGACTCGTCGACCAGGACCGGCAGCAGCCGGCGCTGGAGGCGCTGATCCGAGACGCAGGCACGGTCACCGAGGACCGCCTGCTCGCGAACGCCGACCTCGCCACCGCCATCGGGGACGCCGGCGTGACCGTCGCGACGGGCAAGACCTCGCCCGAGGAGGCCGCCCGCACCCTGCAGGCCGCGGCGGAGGCGGCCCGGTGA
- a CDS encoding alpha/beta fold hydrolase: MPNVQLANGPVLRYREWGRPDGAVLLLLHGTTADGSTWDHVAPVLGEHFRVIAPDLRGRADSEWTDDYSMQLLADDVVALLDALGVLGAVLVGHSTGASVAFLVASQHPERLRMLVLEEMPPPDAAKPRLELPLGPDPEGRWDWRFVIMMRRWLNEAHPDWWELANKITVPTLVIAGARSAADEGRQHDLARAMPDATFRSLDLGHTPHAERPSAFLQVVGPFLDPLAK; encoded by the coding sequence ATGCCGAACGTGCAGCTCGCGAACGGGCCGGTGCTGCGCTACCGGGAGTGGGGCCGCCCCGACGGGGCCGTCCTCCTCCTGCTGCACGGCACCACCGCCGACGGCAGCACCTGGGACCACGTCGCCCCCGTGCTCGGCGAGCACTTCCGCGTCATCGCCCCCGACCTGCGCGGGCGGGCCGACAGCGAGTGGACCGACGACTACTCGATGCAGCTCCTCGCCGACGACGTCGTCGCCCTCTTGGACGCGCTCGGGGTCCTGGGTGCCGTCCTCGTCGGCCACTCCACGGGAGCGTCGGTCGCCTTCCTCGTGGCGAGCCAGCACCCCGAGCGGCTGCGGATGCTCGTGCTCGAGGAGATGCCACCGCCCGACGCGGCCAAGCCGCGCCTGGAGCTGCCGCTGGGTCCGGACCCCGAGGGCCGCTGGGACTGGCGCTTCGTGATCATGATGCGCCGCTGGCTGAACGAGGCGCACCCGGACTGGTGGGAGCTGGCCAACAAGATCACCGTGCCCACGCTCGTGATCGCCGGCGCCCGCAGCGCCGCCGACGAGGGTCGTCAGCACGACCTGGCCCGGGCCATGCCGGACGCGACGTTCCGCAGCCTCGACCTCGGCCACACCCCGCACGCGGAGCGCCCGAGCGCCTTCCTCCAGGTCGTGGGGCCCTTCCTGGACCCGCTCGCGAAGTAG
- a CDS encoding PrsW family intramembrane metalloprotease: MSAPVAVRRPANRSRDEARNGLPVEPDTSQPLPKRLLRTPLAWLTALVVVGYAVCLVLLYRQVVPDQEVPGGVLPGLGREAVPIAARYAAITVIPLTLLFLWADRFRPQRFWVWFMTFGWGACVATFFSAQVNSWAAAHLSIIGDGDPATGARAAIFVAPFVEEAAKGTVLFWLAILIRYAWVSRLSGIVLAGLSGAAFAFVENILYYGRAYRYAARTIGSVPPEEALRQVFVLRGLLTFFGHPLFTSMTGIGLAVAMRSRSKTVRVVAPLAGFCCAALLHMTFNTAASLLSGRQQLIVFLFVAIPLVLGFVGFVVRQLLAQGRLIRTRLGDYVRVGWLEADDPVPLSRLRTRPRALWHALLRGPSTFLATLRFQRAVTELAYLRDSMDRGLVDAAGHARERVLLAKIRTLRPAAVIQPVGAADYPWRRLRRRGRVAAVPAYAPPAFPGPAGLAGSYPAAPGTPGAPSAAPGPLGQTATRYSEVDPTWKPPGEQ, encoded by the coding sequence ATGTCCGCCCCGGTCGCCGTGCGCCGTCCCGCGAACCGGAGCCGGGACGAGGCGCGCAACGGCCTCCCCGTCGAGCCCGACACGAGCCAGCCGCTGCCCAAGCGGCTGCTGCGGACACCGCTCGCCTGGCTGACCGCGCTCGTGGTCGTGGGGTACGCGGTCTGCCTGGTGCTGCTCTACCGCCAGGTCGTGCCGGACCAGGAGGTGCCCGGCGGGGTGCTGCCCGGGCTCGGGCGCGAGGCCGTGCCGATCGCGGCGCGCTACGCCGCGATCACGGTGATCCCGCTGACGCTGCTCTTCCTGTGGGCCGACCGGTTCCGCCCGCAGCGCTTCTGGGTCTGGTTCATGACCTTCGGCTGGGGCGCCTGCGTCGCGACCTTCTTCTCAGCGCAGGTGAACAGCTGGGCGGCCGCCCACCTGTCGATCATCGGCGACGGCGACCCGGCGACGGGCGCGCGGGCGGCGATCTTCGTGGCGCCCTTCGTCGAGGAGGCGGCCAAGGGCACCGTGCTCTTCTGGCTGGCGATCCTGATCCGCTACGCGTGGGTCAGCCGGCTGAGCGGCATCGTCCTCGCGGGACTCTCGGGCGCCGCGTTCGCCTTCGTCGAGAACATTCTCTACTACGGCCGGGCCTACCGCTACGCCGCGCGGACCATCGGCTCGGTGCCCCCCGAGGAGGCGCTGCGGCAGGTCTTCGTGCTGCGCGGGCTGCTCACCTTCTTCGGCCACCCGCTCTTCACGTCGATGACCGGCATCGGCCTGGCCGTGGCCATGCGCTCGAGGTCGAAGACCGTACGGGTCGTCGCGCCGCTGGCCGGCTTCTGCTGCGCCGCGCTGCTGCACATGACCTTCAACACGGCGGCGAGCCTGCTGTCGGGCCGCCAGCAGCTGATCGTGTTCCTCTTCGTCGCGATCCCGCTGGTCCTCGGCTTCGTCGGCTTCGTCGTCCGCCAGCTCCTCGCCCAGGGCCGCCTGATCCGTACGCGGCTGGGCGACTACGTCCGCGTCGGCTGGCTCGAGGCCGACGACCCGGTCCCGCTGTCCCGGTTGCGCACCCGCCCCCGCGCGCTCTGGCACGCGCTGTTGCGGGGCCCGTCCACCTTCCTCGCGACCCTCCGGTTCCAGCGCGCCGTCACCGAGCTGGCCTACCTGCGCGACTCGATGGACCGCGGGCTGGTCGACGCCGCCGGGCACGCCCGCGAACGCGTGCTGCTCGCCAAGATCAGGACGCTCCGGCCGGCCGCGGTGATCCAGCCCGTCGGCGCCGCCGACTACCCGTGGAGGCGCTTGCGCCGGCGCGGCCGCGTCGCCGCGGTGCCCGCGTACGCGCCGCCGGCCTTCCCGGGTCCAGCCGGGCTGGCCGGGAGCTACCCGGCCGCTCCCGGGACCCCGGGCGCGCCCTCGGCCGCGCCCGGCCCGTTGGGGCAGACTGCTACCCGGTACTCGGAGGTCGACCCCACCTGGAAGCCTCCCGGCGAGCAGTAG
- a CDS encoding P-loop NTPase family protein yields MTELVPTRERTPLEVSLVRLREVLGRARLPLPLPGAVEQQGAAESIGAQLDDYVLPRLASIDAPMLTVVGGSTGAGKSTLVNSLVGHRVTEPGVIRPTTRAPVLVHHPDDARWFTDDRVLPGLARSTGSGRAATGLQLVPLAAVPRGLAVLDAPDVDSVVVENRQLAAQLLEAADLWLFVTSAARYADAVPWDYLSAAAGRSAAVAVVLDRVPPRAMRDVPPHLGQMMSERGLADSPLFAVPETAVDADGLLPDAAVAPIRGWLSALASDRSRRAAVVQQTLDGAVGSLVARTPSLARAADEQAEALDRLRSEVDRSYAEAVRTVGVQTEDGTLLRGEVLARWHDFVGTGEFFRALEQRVGWLRDRVVAAIKGEPPGARDLKVAVESGLESLLLQEADAAAERAESSWQSTAAGRDVLGRTPADLSHSSPELRTRAAQVIRDWQGAVLQLVADEGMTKRSRARFLAFGVNGIGVALMIVVFAHTGGLVGAEVGVAGGTALLAQRVLEAVFGDQAVRRLAETAKTELDSRVEALMAEELLRYHRLLDGLAVDAGLGSALRDAAGAVDEARQVLPAGSSGVAGSSALRVPEPAPALTAGPGAGPLGGSDDADDLGDDVVDAELVEPDRARELR; encoded by the coding sequence GTGACCGAGCTCGTGCCGACCCGGGAGCGCACGCCGCTCGAGGTGTCGCTGGTCCGCCTGCGCGAGGTGCTGGGCCGGGCCCGCCTGCCGCTGCCCCTGCCGGGCGCGGTCGAGCAGCAGGGCGCCGCCGAGTCGATCGGCGCCCAGCTCGACGACTACGTGCTGCCGCGGCTGGCCTCCATCGACGCGCCGATGCTCACCGTCGTCGGCGGGTCCACGGGGGCGGGCAAGTCGACGCTGGTCAACTCCCTCGTCGGGCACCGCGTCACCGAGCCCGGCGTGATCCGCCCGACCACACGGGCGCCCGTCCTGGTGCACCACCCCGACGACGCGCGGTGGTTCACCGACGACCGCGTCCTGCCCGGGCTGGCGCGCTCGACGGGGTCGGGCCGCGCCGCCACCGGTCTGCAGCTCGTGCCCCTGGCCGCCGTGCCGCGCGGGCTGGCCGTGCTCGACGCGCCCGACGTCGACTCGGTCGTCGTCGAGAACCGACAGCTGGCCGCGCAGCTGCTCGAGGCGGCCGACCTGTGGCTGTTCGTCACCTCGGCCGCCCGCTACGCCGACGCCGTGCCCTGGGACTACCTGAGTGCCGCCGCGGGCCGGAGCGCCGCCGTCGCCGTCGTGCTCGACCGGGTGCCGCCGCGCGCGATGCGCGACGTGCCGCCGCACCTCGGGCAGATGATGAGCGAGCGCGGCCTCGCCGACTCGCCGCTGTTCGCGGTGCCCGAGACCGCCGTCGACGCCGACGGGCTGCTGCCCGACGCCGCCGTCGCGCCGATCCGCGGCTGGCTCTCCGCCCTCGCCTCCGACCGTTCCCGCCGGGCCGCCGTGGTGCAGCAGACGCTCGACGGCGCGGTCGGCTCGCTCGTCGCGCGGACGCCGTCCCTGGCCAGGGCCGCCGACGAGCAGGCCGAGGCGCTCGACCGGCTGCGGTCCGAGGTCGACCGCTCGTACGCCGAGGCGGTGCGGACCGTCGGAGTCCAGACCGAGGACGGCACGCTGCTGCGCGGTGAGGTGCTCGCGCGCTGGCACGACTTCGTGGGGACCGGCGAGTTCTTCCGCGCGCTCGAGCAGCGCGTCGGCTGGTTGCGCGACCGGGTCGTCGCCGCGATCAAGGGCGAGCCGCCGGGCGCGCGCGACCTCAAGGTCGCCGTCGAGTCGGGCCTGGAGTCGCTGCTGCTGCAGGAGGCCGACGCGGCCGCCGAGCGGGCCGAGTCGTCGTGGCAGTCGACGGCCGCCGGACGCGACGTGCTCGGTCGGACGCCGGCCGACCTCTCCCACAGCTCGCCCGAGCTGCGGACGCGCGCCGCACAGGTCATCCGCGACTGGCAGGGCGCGGTGCTCCAGCTCGTCGCCGACGAGGGCATGACCAAGCGGTCCCGGGCCCGGTTCCTCGCCTTCGGCGTCAACGGCATCGGCGTCGCGCTGATGATCGTGGTCTTCGCCCACACCGGCGGGCTGGTCGGTGCCGAGGTCGGCGTCGCCGGCGGCACCGCCCTGCTGGCCCAGCGTGTCCTCGAGGCCGTCTTCGGCGACCAGGCCGTACGCCGTCTGGCCGAGACCGCCAAGACCGAGCTCGACTCCCGGGTCGAGGCCCTGATGGCCGAGGAGCTGCTGCGCTACCACCGGCTGCTCGACGGGCTGGCCGTGGACGCCGGCCTGGGGTCGGCGCTGCGCGACGCGGCGGGTGCCGTGGACGAGGCGCGGCAGGTGCTCCCTGCCGGCTCGTCCGGAGTGGCCGGGTCCTCGGCGCTGCGCGTGCCCGAGCCGGCGCCCGCGCTGACCGCCGGACCCGGTGCGGGTCCGCTGGGCGGCTCCGACGATGCCGACGACCTCGGGGACGACGTGGTCGACGCCGAGCTCGTCGAGCCCGACCGCGCGCGCGAGCTGCGCTGA
- a CDS encoding GTPase, with protein MAGSLVARGRALLQREDPTTALVDRVRALREAADACEGRVSGEAVDEAYRVGLQVDRRLAISGGATVVALAGATGSGKSSTFNALTGTDAATVGVRRPTTSVTMAATWGAEAGEELLDWLQVRRRHVVDTGAFADAVALDGLVLLDLPDHDSTAAEHRTEVDRLVALVDVLVWVVDPQKYADAALHERYLRPLAGHAAVMLVVLNQVDTLAPDARAACLRDLRRLLDVEGLGGVEVLGVSAATGEGLDALLARLGHVVAGKRAAAARLAADVGAAADRLATASGTGPAPELSRRTVATLDAQLGEAAGVPVVTRAVDQAWRLRGGLATGWPVLAWVAKFKPDPLRRLRLGGGGRREIASPTATSRTSLPSSSGVQQARVDSALRTLADEASAGLTRGWADAVRATTRRSSEGLADALDTAVATTDLDVERHRRWWGAVRVLQWLLVAAVVAGLGWLGSAFVLAYLQLPPLPPVTWWRFPAPTVLVVGGVVAGLLVAALARIGVAVGARRRARLARQRLLAAVSRVSAGSVVAPVRVELERYEAARAAILRARG; from the coding sequence ATGGCCGGGTCGCTGGTCGCCCGGGGTCGCGCGCTGCTGCAGCGCGAGGACCCGACGACGGCTCTCGTCGACCGCGTGCGGGCGCTGCGGGAGGCGGCCGACGCGTGCGAGGGCCGGGTGTCGGGCGAGGCGGTCGACGAGGCGTACCGGGTCGGCCTCCAGGTCGACCGACGGCTGGCGATCTCCGGCGGCGCGACCGTCGTGGCCCTGGCCGGGGCGACCGGGTCGGGCAAGTCGAGCACGTTCAACGCGCTCACCGGGACCGACGCCGCGACCGTCGGCGTCCGGCGCCCGACCACCTCGGTGACGATGGCCGCCACGTGGGGCGCCGAGGCGGGGGAGGAGCTCCTCGACTGGCTGCAGGTCCGGCGACGCCACGTCGTCGACACCGGCGCCTTCGCCGACGCGGTGGCCCTCGACGGGCTGGTGCTGCTCGACCTGCCCGACCACGACTCGACCGCGGCGGAGCACCGGACCGAGGTCGACCGGCTCGTGGCCCTCGTCGACGTCCTCGTCTGGGTGGTCGACCCGCAGAAGTACGCCGACGCGGCCCTGCACGAGCGCTACCTACGCCCGCTCGCCGGGCACGCGGCCGTGATGCTCGTCGTGCTCAACCAGGTCGACACCCTCGCTCCCGACGCGCGGGCCGCGTGCCTGCGCGACCTCCGCCGGCTCCTCGACGTCGAGGGGCTCGGCGGCGTCGAGGTGCTCGGTGTCTCGGCGGCCACCGGCGAGGGCCTCGACGCGCTGCTCGCCCGCCTCGGTCACGTGGTCGCCGGCAAGCGGGCCGCGGCGGCGCGGCTCGCCGCCGACGTCGGGGCCGCCGCAGACCGGCTGGCGACGGCGTCGGGTACCGGACCCGCACCGGAGCTGTCCCGACGGACGGTCGCCACCCTCGACGCCCAGCTCGGCGAGGCCGCAGGCGTCCCGGTGGTGACCCGGGCCGTCGACCAGGCCTGGCGCCTGCGCGGCGGGCTCGCCACCGGCTGGCCGGTGCTGGCCTGGGTGGCCAAGTTCAAGCCGGACCCGCTGCGCCGCCTGCGGCTCGGCGGCGGAGGGCGCCGCGAGATCGCCTCGCCGACCGCGACCTCGCGCACCTCGCTCCCGTCCAGCTCGGGCGTCCAGCAGGCGCGGGTGGACTCCGCCCTGCGGACCCTGGCCGACGAGGCGTCGGCGGGGCTCACCCGCGGCTGGGCCGACGCCGTGCGCGCGACGACGCGACGCTCGTCGGAGGGGCTGGCCGACGCGCTCGACACCGCCGTCGCGACCACCGACCTCGACGTGGAGCGGCACCGGCGCTGGTGGGGCGCGGTCCGGGTGCTCCAGTGGCTGCTCGTCGCGGCCGTGGTGGCCGGGCTCGGCTGGCTGGGTTCGGCCTTCGTGCTCGCCTACCTGCAGCTGCCGCCGCTGCCGCCGGTCACCTGGTGGCGCTTCCCGGCGCCGACGGTCCTCGTGGTCGGGGGCGTGGTCGCCGGGCTGCTCGTCGCCGCGCTCGCCCGCATCGGGGTCGCCGTGGGCGCCCGCCGACGGGCCCGGCTGGCCCGCCAGCGCCTGCTCGCCGCGGTGTCCCGCGTCAGCGCCGGGTCCGTCGTCGCGCCCGTACGGGTCGAGCTCGAGCGCTACGAGGCCGCACGGGCGGCGATCCTGCGCGCCCGGGGCTGA
- the ettA gene encoding energy-dependent translational throttle protein EttA: MPEFIYSMHNVRKTLGDKLVLDNITLSFFPGAKIGVVGPNGTGKSTLLKIMAGLEKANNGDVILAKDATVGILLQEPPLTAGKTVLENVEEAVADVKALQRRMDELGEAMADPDADFDALMAEMGDVQTELDNRNAWDIDSQLEQAMDALRCPPPDEIVDVLSGGERRRVALCKLLLQQPDLLLLDEPTNHLDAESVNWLEGHLNSYPGAVLAVTHDRYFLDNVAQWILEIDRGKTHPYEGNYSTYLDTKKSRLQVEGKRDAKRAKILERELEWARSNPKARQAKNKARLARYEEMAAEADRNRKLDFEEINIPAGPRLGSQVLDAEKLVKGFGDRLLFDSLDFTLPRAGIVGVIGPNGVGKSTLFRMLVGEEQPDSGALRIGETVKVSYVDQGRSGLDPKKNVWELVSDGLDFIKVANFEMPSRAYVASFGFKGPDQQKPSGVLSGGERNRLNLALTLKMGGNLLLLDEPTNDLDVETLQSLEDALLEFPGCAVVISHDRWFLDRVATHILAWEGDDEEQAKWFWFEGNYADYEANKINRLGAEAARPHRATHRRLTRA; this comes from the coding sequence ATGCCTGAATTCATCTACTCGATGCACAACGTCCGCAAGACGCTGGGCGACAAGCTCGTGCTCGACAACATCACGCTGTCGTTCTTCCCGGGCGCCAAGATCGGCGTCGTCGGGCCGAACGGCACCGGCAAGTCGACGCTGCTCAAGATCATGGCCGGGCTGGAGAAGGCCAACAACGGCGACGTGATCCTGGCCAAGGACGCCACCGTCGGCATCCTGCTGCAGGAGCCGCCGCTGACCGCCGGCAAGACGGTCCTCGAGAACGTCGAGGAGGCCGTCGCCGACGTGAAGGCGCTGCAGCGCCGGATGGACGAGCTGGGCGAGGCCATGGCCGACCCGGACGCCGACTTCGACGCGCTGATGGCCGAGATGGGCGACGTCCAGACCGAGCTCGACAACCGCAACGCGTGGGACATCGACTCCCAGCTCGAGCAGGCGATGGACGCGCTGCGCTGCCCGCCGCCGGACGAGATCGTCGACGTCCTCTCCGGTGGTGAGCGCCGACGCGTCGCGCTCTGCAAGCTGCTGCTCCAGCAGCCCGACCTGCTGCTCCTCGACGAGCCCACCAACCACCTCGACGCCGAGAGCGTGAACTGGCTCGAGGGCCACCTGAACTCCTACCCGGGCGCCGTCCTGGCCGTCACCCACGACCGGTACTTCCTCGACAACGTCGCCCAGTGGATCCTCGAGATCGACCGCGGCAAGACGCACCCGTACGAGGGCAACTACTCGACCTACCTCGACACCAAGAAGTCGCGGCTCCAGGTCGAGGGCAAGCGCGACGCCAAGCGGGCCAAGATCCTCGAGCGCGAGCTCGAGTGGGCGCGGTCCAACCCCAAGGCGCGCCAGGCCAAGAACAAGGCCCGCCTCGCCCGCTACGAGGAGATGGCGGCCGAGGCCGACCGCAACCGCAAGCTGGACTTCGAGGAGATCAACATCCCGGCCGGCCCGCGCCTGGGCAGCCAGGTGCTGGACGCGGAGAAGCTGGTCAAGGGCTTCGGCGACCGGCTGCTCTTCGACAGCCTCGACTTCACGCTGCCGCGCGCCGGCATCGTCGGCGTCATCGGCCCGAACGGCGTCGGCAAGTCGACGCTGTTCCGGATGCTCGTCGGCGAGGAGCAGCCCGACTCCGGCGCGCTGCGCATCGGCGAGACGGTCAAGGTCAGCTACGTCGACCAGGGCCGCTCCGGGCTCGACCCGAAGAAGAACGTCTGGGAGCTCGTCTCCGACGGCCTCGACTTCATCAAGGTCGCGAACTTCGAGATGCCGTCGCGGGCGTACGTGGCGTCGTTCGGGTTCAAGGGGCCGGACCAGCAGAAGCCGTCCGGCGTGCTCTCCGGCGGTGAGCGCAACCGCCTGAACCTCGCCCTCACGCTCAAGATGGGCGGCAACCTGCTGCTCCTCGACGAGCCGACCAACGACCTGGACGTCGAGACGCTCCAGTCGCTGGAGGACGCGCTGCTCGAGTTCCCGGGCTGCGCCGTGGTGATCTCCCACGACCGGTGGTTCCTGGACCGCGTCGCCACCCACATCCTCGCGTGGGAGGGCGACGACGAGGAGCAGGCGAAGTGGTTCTGGTTCGAGGGCAACTACGCCGACTACGAGGCCAACAAGATCAACCGGCTCGGCGCCGAGGCCGCCCGGCCGCACCGGGCGACGCACCGCCGCCTGACGCGCGCCTGA